The genomic region GATCCCGCGCGATCGGGCGTGGATAGCGCGACAAGTCTTCTTTGGGCCCGAACTGCGCCGGATTCACGAAAATACTCACGACCAGGGCATCGCACCGCAGTCTCGCGGCGCGGATCAAAGCCCGGTGGCCGTCGTGGAGTGCCCCCATCGTGGGGACAAATCCGATCGTCACACCCTCTCGCCGGAGGCGATCGCTCCACAGGGTCATCGCATGGAGATTGCGGATGATCTTCATGAGTGTGGAGGAGGACTGCACGAGGGGCGGGAGCCGTATCGGGTTGACGGCTGAGGAAACAGGAGGCGGACGTCGGAGGAATCCTTGACGTCGGACAGGAGCCGGCTGACGGTCTGTCCCATCGTCGGATGGACCAGAAGCGGATCGAGCTCATTGAGGGGAATCAACACGAACCGCCGCTGGTGAAGCCGCGGATGGGGGACCCTCAATCCCGGTTCGTCGATCACGCGGTCTCCATAGAACAGCAGATCGAGATCGATGGTGCGGGGACCGGCCCGGTCGGACTCGTCGCGGCCCAGTGATCGCTCGATTTCCCTGAGGACGGAGAGCAGACTGTGCGGCGTGATGTCCGTTTCAATCTGCACGACGCCGTTCAAGAACCAGCCCTCTCCGGGATGCGCGCCGTCCTGCACCGGTTCCGTCTCATACAGCAAGGACACGCCCGACAGGCGGCTGTGCGGCAACAGGCTCAACAGCGTGACGGCGCGGTCGCACAAGTCGATGCGATTGCCGACATTGGAGCCGAAACCGATGTAGACCGTTTCGCTCATGCAAATAGCGTTGAGTGTTTAAAACCCGGCCTTCTTTATCCGTTCCACCGCCTCCGCCAGTCGTTCTTTCGTCGTACAGACGGTCATCCGGATGTACCCTTCGCCCGGCGTGCCGAATCCGTTGCCCGGGGTCGTGACGATCCCGGCCTTTTCCAGCAGATGAGCCGTGAACGACGCGGAGGTGTAGCCTTTCGGAACCGTGACCCAGACATAGAAGGCGGCAGGAGGCGGATCGACCTCCAGGCCGAGCTTCTTCAAGCCGGGCACCAGCGTGTCGCGGCGCTCCTGATAGATCTTCCTGAGCCCGTCGGTAACGGTATCGTCCAGTCCGAGCGCGGTGATGCCGGCCGCCTGCACGGCTTCGAAGACTCCCGAGTCCAGGTTGCTCTTCACTTTCCCGAGTCCCGCCAGCACGCTCTTGTTGCCGACGACAAAGCCGATGCGCCAGCCGGTCATATTATAGGTCTTCGAAAGCGAATGAAATTCCACGCCGACGTCTTTCGCGCCGTCGACTTCGAGGAAACTCGAAGGCCGTTTCCCGTCATAGAAAATTTCCGAATAGGCCGCGTCGTGGCAGACGATCACATGGTATGTCTGCGCAAACTCGACGACACGTTTGAAATAGTCCTTGGTCATGATCACGGAGGTGGGATTGTTCGGGCTGTTCAGCCACATCAGCTTGGCCTTTTGGGCGACCTCCTTGGGGATCGCGTTCAGATCAGGCAGGAAGCCGTTGGCTTTCGTCAATGGCATGATGTGCGAGACGCCGCCCGAGAAACCGGTTCCCACGGGATAGACCGGATAGCCCGGACTCGGTACCAGCACCACGTCGCCGGGATCGACGAACGCGAGGTGGATGTGCCCGATGCCTTCCTTGGAGCCGATCAGGGTCAGGACTTCATCGGCTGGATCGAGCGACACGTTGAATCGCCGCTTGTACCAATCCGCAACGGCTTTACGAAAGGCCAGCATGCCCTCATAAGAAGGGTACTGGTGGTGCTTTGGATTCTTGGCGGCCTGCGCGAGGCTGTCGATGATGGGGCCGGGCGTCGGCAAATCCGGATCGCCGATTCCTAGATTGATGATGTCCACACCCCGGGCAATCGCTTCTTGTTTCATCTTGTCGATGGCGGCAAAGAGATAGGGGGGGAGTGTCTTGATGCGATTGGCGACTTCAATCGGGAAACCAGCCATTGCTGATGCTCTCCTTTTCTAATCGAGAATGGACAGGGGGCAGACCAAAAGAGCCCCTAGACTACTAGAGGAACGATCCGGCAATCAACGTTCGCACGGGATCAAGGCGCCGACCAGGCTGTCGGCGAATCGCTGCAGGGCAGGCAGGTGCGGCCACGCGGCCTCCGTGATCTGCTGGGCCGTCATTCCGGTCCGGGCCAGATCCACGGCGCATTCGCGACACAGTTGATCGATTCCAGCCCGCTCCATTTCCGGGTGAAACAGGAGCCCATACGCCCGGTCGCCGTATCGAAAGGCCTGGAGGGCGATGTCGGACGCTGCCAGGGGCATGCAGTTTTCGGGAAGCTCGAAGATCTCTCCGTGCCACTCGAAGACATCGAATGAGTTCGGCAACCCGCTGAAGACGGGGTCGGACGTTGCCTCAGGGGTGAGCCGAACGGGCGTCATGCCGATTTCCAATGCCTTGCCGGGCCGTACCACCGCTCCGAGCGCCTTCGCCATGAACTGACTTCCCAGGCAGACGCCGATCACAGGGTTGCCGGCCAGCAGCGCTTTTCGGATGAACGCCGTCTCCTTTGCGATCCAGGGATCGGAATCGTTGGCCGACATCGGTCCTCCCATCACGATCAGCAGATCACCTGAATCGTCCGGCAGGCCGTCTTGAGGAACGAGATGGCGTTCCAGGAGGACGCGTCGCCGCCGGAGGGACGTTTCGAAAACTCCCGGCCCTTCGAACGGCACGTGCTGGAGACAGACGGCGCGCATTGACACCTCGAGAAGACGGCACTACGCTCTGCGTGCCGGAAGGCATAACCCGAGTCACGTCCGACTGCAACCGAAATGTTCGTCCTCGGGACATCTTGACGGGACGCGCGGCGGAGGGATCTTGAAAGAACCGGATCTTGATTGGCTGGTCCACAACAGGTCGGCGATCCAGGAGCTTCTGCTCGAACTCTGGAAGGAGTTTCCGGAAACGCCGTCGGCCGATTCGCAGCCTGGGGCCGCACTCCAGTTGCTCGTCGGCGTGACGTTTTCTCTCTGGCGCGCGGTCTTTCTGGCCGAGAGCCCCCGTGATTGGCAGGAGCACGCCAGTCATGCGAAAAAATTCCTCCATCTCGTCGTCAAGGAACAGACGATGGGGCACGCCCAGGAGCGCGAGGCCCGCTACTGGACCGTCGGGTATTATTTGACCAGCGCATTTCTTCGGTTGGAATCGGCCTACGCCATGTTGAATTACGATTCGCCGCTGAGAGGCCTCGTCACCCGATTCATCGTTCGCCGGGGCGGTACGATCGATGAGGCAGCAGACCCGAAAGCGCCGTGGGAAACGGCCGTCGGTGCGGTGAGGGACCTGCTGGGCGAGGCGCGCCGGCGCCTGGCCGGCGAATGATCGCGGACTCTCTGCGCCGTGGACGATGCGACCGGTCGTTGTCAAGCGTTCCCGGCGTAGTTCGGCTTCTCCGCTGGTCGTTCGCCTGCGGCTGCGATACAATCTTCGTTGTGAAACAATCCATTAAACAGGTCGACGACCTCCGGTGGCTCTTGGGTCATACGGGAGGGTTCCGGGGCGGGTACGTCACCGACGTTCAGATGTCCAAGAGGCGGCTGTTCGACGAGGGATCCGCACGCGAAGTGCTGGCCGACACGAGCGTCACCGTCGTGGTTCGCTACCGACTCCGGCAGATGGAACGTGTGGCGAAGCTCACGATGACCGGAGTGACCGATTTTTCTATTTTCGAGCAGGAAGGCGCGGACTGTTCGTCTCTGAGCACGATCCAGGCTGAATGTACCGCCGGAAAGTTACGGTTTTGGTTCGACCCGCAGGGTGAACTCTATGTCGTCTGCGATGAGGCCCAGTTCGAGGAAGTGGCGGTACCGTTTCGCGACGAGACGTTTCGGGATCAACCGGCCCAATGGACGTTTCAAAGTCCCGTCGCAGAGTGGCCGACGGTGGAATGGCTCCTGAAGGGCCTGGAGGAGTCCGGTTTGCCCTGTACCTGGAAGCAGAGCAAGGCTTCCACCCGGCGCCAAGGGACCGTTCAGTGGGAAGGGGATCTCCTGCCGGCCGTCGAACCTGAGCGACCGGATGACGGTGGCGTCCATGCCATGCTGTACGGGCCGGTCGACGGTCCGGGATTCGGCATCGTGTTGCACGTAGCGGGAACGCAAAGCCCCGCCGCCTGCCGGATTCTTTCCAGTACGGCGGATCTGCTAGTGCGGCATTTCTGCGGCCGCTGTCTGGTGGGTAATACGATCATTCCCGGCGGCGATTGGCTGAACTGGAAATCGCTGGAACACCGGCGCCTGACCGGACCGGAGCCTCTCGAAGACTAGGAAGGACAACGCGCAGGGAAGGGATGCGAAACCTGCCGTCCGATGGAACAGGCGGATGCCGAGTCGTGCGGCGAGTCTCTGAAAAATGCGAGTATAGAACCGAGGAACGCTTTAACGTCCCAGCTCAGGCAAGAGCTTCTTCGCTGGCATGACCGGCGGTGCGATTGTCGCTGCTGGGGGAAAATACCGTCGTCCCGTTGAGGCGGGGTCTGCCGCTTTCGTGCTTCCGATTCACGCATTCCACCAACGCCCAAAACCGCAGCGGATTGACGTTCTGTTTGCGCGTGACGTGGAGGTTCGTTCCCTCCAGCACCGTATGCAGGGCCAAATCCGTGCGCCATCCGAGGTGTTTGGTCAACGGTGAAATGACCTTCTCCACCGCCGCGATGACTTTGTTCCCGTTGCTGAAGTGATTGAGCATGATGATGCGCCCACCGGGCCGGCAGACGCGAATCATTTCATTGACCAATTTTCGATGATCGGGAACGGCCGTGACGACGTAGGCGGCGACGACAGTGTCGAAACTGTTGTCCTCGAATTCCATGGCGCCTGCGTCCATGCGATGCAGGGTGACGTGGTCCATCTGGTGTTCGATCGCGCGTTTCTTGGCGACGTCCAACATGCCTTCGGAGAAATCGATACCGACGATCCGACAATGACGGGGGTACATGGGGAGAGCGAGGCCGGTGCCGACTCCGACTTCGAGAATGCGTTCGCTCGGTTGGACGTTCAGGTTGCGGATGGCGGATTCACGTCCTTCATGGAACACCTTCCCGAAAATCTTGTCGTAGACTCCGGCATAGGACGTATACACCCGCTCGATCTTGTGCAAATCCATAGTTCCTCCAACCCAGACATCATGTGTCCTGCCGCTTGGGAAGGCAGGCATCGATTGCGTCAGAATTCAGTGGAATCTGTCGTTTATGACGGCGGAGCGCCTGAAATGAAGCGAGGGACCCGCCTAACCAAAACAGGCGTACCATATCCAACTCGCGGGGTTGAGTCAACACAATACTCGCTCCGAGGCAGGGTTCTTGTCGTTCGATTCCAGGACGGCGGTCTCCCGGACTTGATTCGACCGCGAACGCTGTGGGATAGGTACGCCCCATGGTCCTGGCTGGTCTGTTTGCCGGTGTACTCTGCCTCGGGTTGATTCTCGGAGACTGGCTCTACTTCATCAGACTCACGCCCGATGCCATCCGCTACGGCTGCGGCATTGCGCGCAGCCTGGATCAGTTTCCCGCTGATCGGGTCGTCCACGTGAGCCGGCGGTTCGATGCGAACGGCGTGCTCTCGCTTCCGCACGGGATCGCCCGGTACTACCCGGAGCTCCGTCAGATCGCCATTCGTCCCCAATACCACCTGTTTTCCATGAGCTTCCGTACCGCCTGGCCGTTGAAAGGTCTGGTTCACCTGTCTGCCGATGCACCGCAGGCCACGGCCGTCTGCGTCAAGCGAATTCCCTGGTCGTCCGCCATCATCACCCTCGTCTGGTTCCTGCTGGTGAGTCTCGGGACCGCGGCGTTCCTGGTGACCTATGCACTGCAGGGCGGATTCAATTCGTTTACCGGGGTACTCATGGGGACGGGGATTCTCGGAATCGGGCTGCTCGTCCTCGCTTTCGGCGCCGTCACGGTCGTGTTTTCCTACCGGCTGGAAAACAGCCGCTTGATGAAGGTGTACGGCGAGCTGCTCGACGACGCCGAGAATTCCCTCAGGACGTGAAGAGAGACAAGAGCTGGTCGTACTCCTGGGAGAGATCGACGGACGCCCGGTCTCGGGCCAAACCGGCGATGATGCCGCGGTGTTTCTTGCTGAGGCCTGAGGCCTCGAAGGCCAGGCGGAACTGCGACCACTTCAGTGCCGGATCCGCCGCGACCCGCGCCTGTTCGTCTTTCGGAAGCGCATGAAGCGTTGCTGTGAGCGTTCGAATCGCCTTTTCCACGCTTTCATACGGAGGAGCGAGCTTCAGACGTCCGTAAAACGTCTCCAGATGAGAGCGGAATTCCTCTCGGAGTTGCTGAATCCATGGCGATGGGGCAGGTGACGAGTCCGACATCGGTGACGCCGATGATACGGTATGATGACGCACGGTGACAACGGTCCGATGAGGACCCATTCGGATATTCCTTGGGAGGTTTTCCATGCGGGAAGCGACGTGGGCGGTGTGGGGTTTGATCGGATTGGCTGTTTTGAGCGGGTGTTCAGCCGCAAGACATCATCACGGCATGATGGATCACGGGAAGGGCGAGGCCTATTGGCAAAAAGGCCAACAGGAGATGGCCGCATTGGTCGATCGGACGGTAAACGATCAGGACAAGGCTAAACGGGTCAAGGGCATCGTCGGCGATATCATCACGGAGCTCAAGGCGGGACGCGAGCAGGAACGTGCGTACCATCAGCAGCTCTTTGCGCTGAACGCGAACTACGCGGCTGCGCCGGAAGAGTTCATGAAGATCTTGGACGAGGCCAACAACCAACGGATGCGCACCGCCACGACGGTTCTGGGACAGCGGTTTAGGATGAAGGAGCTGATGACGGCGGATGAGTGGAAAGTATTGTCGGATCAGATGTCGGCCTATAGCGGCCGATACCAGCACGACGGTACCGGAGCGAAAACGGGCTACTGAAGGAGCAAGTGACGCGTATCTCGTGAAGCGTCGTTCGCTTGCAAGATACGAAATACGAACGACGAGATACTTCCGCTAGGTTCGAGCAGGCGCGGTTGTGAGAGGCAGAGGCGTCCACGTGGTGCCCCCATCCGTGGAGCGGTACAACCCGCTGCCGTTGGTTCCGACGTAGAGCGTTTGGGGGTTCTGGCGCGACATGGCCAGGGCCCGGATGTTCAGCGTGGACAGTCCCTGGTTCATCGCCTGCCACGTGGCACCGCTGTCGGTGGATTTCCAGACGCCGCCCGGGCCGCCGATGTAGACCACCGAGGGTTGCGTCGGATGAATCACGATGCTGCTGACAAAAGGGTCGGGCAGGGACTGGCCGATGCGGTTCCACTCGGTTCCCTTGTTTGCGGTGCGGAAGAGTCCTTTGGTCGTTCCGGCATAGACGACGTCGGGATTTATCCGGTCGATCTCGATCGCATTGACGCCCAAGGCCATGGAGGCCATCAGTTCACTTTCCGGGATCAGTCCAGTGTTCACCTTTTTCCATGACATCGCGGCGTCGTCCGAACGATAGACGCCGCCGGTGGTGCCTCCATAGAGAATCGTCGGATCCTTCGGATTGATCGCGATGGAGGTCACGATATGGACCTCTTTCATGCCGTTCATCCGTTCTTCCCATTCACGGCCCGCATCCTTCGTGTAAAAGGCGCCGACCGTCGTGGCCGCATAGATCTTCTCGCTCAGCACCGGGTGGAACACGAATTGGTTGACGAAGGAGACGTGTTCCTTGAGTCCGACATTGTGCGGGAGCCAGTGCTGTCCCCCGTCGGGGCTCTTATAGACCGCATCACCCATGGTGCCGGCGTACACGGTGGCGGGAAGCTGCGGATCGAGAGCCACCGTCGTCACGCGCCTGGCGCTGAAGCTTGGGAAACGTTCCCAGAGCCGGCCGCCGTCGCGGGTCTTATAGACGGCGTCGTTGGTGGCCACGTAGACAATGTTGGAGTTGGTCGGATGGAGCGCGATCGAGACGATCGCCTCGCTGTCCTTCTGGCAGCCGGTCATACAAACGATGAGCAGAAGGACGACGGGAACCAGCAGCGACATGCGAGGAATGAGACGCATGGTGGGGGGAGACGTAACCACAGGGGAAGAGGGGAGTCAACAGGGGGATTCAAGCGAAGGGATAGCGGGTCACTCAACTGACGCATCTCCTTGTCGCCTTGACAGACGAAGGGGACTTAAAGAGGATAAGCGGAATCGGCGTTGATGGAGAAGGAGTTCGGAAGATTGCGAGCCATTTCTTTCTCAGCTCGGTCACTCCGCTCGGGTCAACATCGTTGTCCGATAGCAGTCTCACCGCAGCCTTGGCTTATGTGGAGGGACTGACCCCGGCAGCCCAAGTTGCTGCACGCGACGTGCGAAACGCACGAGCGTGATGGCGGCCTTTCGGTGCTATTGGTAACCACCTATGAGCCAAGTCGCGAAAAGGTCGCGTTTCAAGGCAACACTGCTTCGCCCGGCCAAGTCGGGCAAGGCGAGCTCTTGGGCCTTTCTGGTTCTGCCAAAATCCGCAAGTGAAAAGCTGCCACGGCGCGGCAGAACAAGCGTAGAAGGAACGATCAACGGCCACCTTTTTCACGCCACGCTAGAGCCGGATGGGCAATTGAGCCATTGGTTAAAGGTCAGCAAAGCGCTGCGTGAAGCTTCTGGCGTAGAGATAGGAGAGACGGTTACGCTGAAGATTGCTCCCATGGCGAAGGAGCCGGAACCGAAGCTGCCGCCAGACTTCCAAGCAGCGCTTGCCGCTTCCCCGAAGGCCAAGGCGATATGGGATGCCACGACAACCATTGCCCGGATAGACTGGGTACACTGGGTTGAGTCTGCGAAACAGGCAAAGACTCGCAAGAGCCGGATAGACGATGCGTGTGACATGCTGGCTTCCGGGAAAAAACGGGTCTGCTGTTTCGATCCATCCGGGTTCTACAGTAAAAGCTTCAGCGCACCGACGCCACATCGCGGCGCGGCTTGATTCAGGCGTTGGGCGACGTCGAGACACGACGATAGGCAGGCTCGCAGAATAGCAATGAAAGACGGCGATCTTCCTACGACAGATGGTGAGCGCTGCTGGCGACTTGCGGGAGGTCGCAGGGGAGATCGGAGCTCGCCTACTTTCCCAGCCCTAGACGGTAGTAGAGATGGTGAGGCTCCTGCGACTTGCGCTTCGGCTCGGGTACCACATTTGTCGAGCGGATGCGACCAGCCATTGGCTGGCGATGTCGAGGTTCGATGTTTCGCTCAAGCGAAGCTTGGAGCGAAACGAGTTTCGACGTCGAGCAGACGAGAGACGTAGTGTGGTCGAGCCGGAGTGCCGGAGCAGGGGCCACATCGTCTCCACTCCAACCCACTCTTACAACTTCTTCGTGAACCGCTCCGCGTAGCCGGTCAGCTCCATGTATCCCTTTCCGGTGATCGGTTTTTCCTGAACCGTACCGGTGACGTCGATCGCTCCTTCCCAGTACGTAACCTGTGTGCTGCGGGTCGTCGTCAACTCCTGTTCGGCCATCAGCGGAGCCAATTCAAGCGAGAGTTGTTTTGACGCGACCGTCAGGCGCCAGCGTTGCGGATAGACGGCCTTGCTCGCCGGGCTCGTCCAACGGCTCAACGGTTCAAGTTTCAAGTCCTTGAAGGCCAAGTGCTGTGGGGTCCCGTCCTTGTCGATGAAGGTCCCGCTGGAGACCGGATCGGCCGATCCGTCGGCTCGGCGGAGACGATAGAGCATGAGCTCCGTGCGATCGGAGAGCTGCAGGCTGAACCAGTCCCATCCGACTACGTCCTCACCGAGATCGGCGGAGCCGAATTCATGGTCCATCCAGCCTGTGCCGGTCACGTCGAACGATTCGTGGCCGATCCTCAGTTGGCCGGCCGCAGCCATGCTGGTGAACGAATAATAATGGGAAGCCTGAGCCTGGGCCGCCCCTTTTCGGCTGATCCCGCCCGTGCCATGCACGACAGGCGGTTTGTCGGGCGTCAGATCGAGAGCGAGAGCCAGATCCTGATCGGCTGCCTGCAGCCGATGGCGCACCGGGTCCGGGTGCGCCTCAGCGCTCCAGCGATCGATCCAGACGTGCAACCGATCGGAATCCGCTCCGGCTTTGCCAAGTCCCGCCCTGCTGAGTTTCTCGGCGTACCGGAACTGTCTGCCGTCGAGGTCCGTCACGGCGAAATGGGCCAGGTAGAGGTGAGAAATGGACCACTGCGATGGAAAGGTTGTGATCTGTTCTTTCGGCACGCCTCGCCGGAAAAATGTGAGCTGGTAGCCGAACCGGCGTCCGGTCGCCGTGGCAAGGTGGCCTGTGTAGTACCACCACTCGGTACGGAACTCGTCATGTGACCCATGGTCGCGCGGGAACTGATAGACGTACCCCTTCGTGGCGGGTCGAAACTCGTCGGTGACCTTGGCCGCGAACGTGAGCGTGGCCAGCAGCGGCAGGGCGGGAAGAGCCCACCACCAGCATCGTCGGTTTGAAGTCTCCATTTGCATAAACGGTGAATGCCTGACGTCGTAAGATGTCGGAGCCATGCGCTTATAGCACGGCGGAGTGCAAGTGATAAATCCCCGCTATTGACAATATGTTTATGCGTTACGAATCGGGCTGATCCGTCACGTCCGCCGTTGACAATTTTGCCGGCCATCGGCTATCGTGAGCCATGCAAACCGATCAGGAACGGGATCCGCCCGGATCCCCGGGACGGGACCGTGGGCCGTCATTCCCCATTCCCAGCCGTATTCCTATTTTTGCATTACCGAACGTCGTCTTGTTTCCCAAGACCTATCTGCCGCTGCACATTTTCGAGCCTCGCTACCGTCAAATGGTTGACGATGCCGTCGTGGCCGGCCAATGTATTGGAATGGCCTTGCTCAAAGAAGGCTGGGAACCGGGCTACCACGGAAATCCTCCAATCTATTCGATGGGATGTGTCGGCCGGCTGGTGAGCGTGCAGCCTCTCGGGGATGGCCGGTCCAATATTCTTCTGCAGGGACTCGAACGGTTCGAGGTAGCGGAAGAGTCTTATGACAAGGCCTATCGGCAGGCCAATATTCAGGTCAAAACCAGGCCGTCGGAATCCGTGCTCGAAGAGGGCCTCCGCAAGCATCTCGTGTCGGTGCTCGAAGACTACCTCGAGACCCGCGAAGACGCGGTGGCCTGGCAAGGCTGGTTTCGTGATGACATCAGCGACGAGATCCTGGTTCATACCTTGTCGTCCTATCTGGGCTGTACCGCCTTGGAAAAACAATTTCTATTGGAAGCCGAAAGCCTTCATCAACAGGCGCGCCGCCTCTGTGATTTGATTCACTTTCTCATGCACGGTCGCCACGGCGTAAAGGGGTGGGGATAGACACTATGGACCGGGCGATCGCGATCGACGTCTCTCATCTGTCCAAATCCTACGACGGCCATGCGGCCGTAACCGACATTTCTTTTCAAGTCTATACGGGAGAAATCTTCGGACTGCTCGGGCCCAACGGCGCCGGAAAGAGCACGACGCTGCGCACGCTGATTACTTTGCTGGCGCCCACATCCGGCTCCGCGCGCATCCTGGGACACGACTCGGTCAGGGATGCCGATACGGTCAGGCAGTTGATCGGCTATGTCCCGCAGGAGCGGGCCATCGACCGGTTCTTGACCGGACGCGAGCATTTGGAACTGCTGGCCGCCCTCTACCATCTGCCGAAGGCCGAAGCGGGTCGCCGGATCATCGAATTGCTGAAGCTGGTGGAGTTGGAATCGCACGCCGACCGTCCGGCGAAGACCTACTCGGGGGGCATGAAACGCAAGCTCGACATCGCCTGCGGTCTGCTCCCGAATCCGAAGATTCTCTTTCTGGACGAACCGACGTTGGGTCTGGACGTCCAGAGCCGGCTCCGTATCTGGGATTACATCCGCATGCTGAAGGCCAGAGGAATGACCGTCGTCATGACGACGAACTATCTGGACGAAGCGGATCAGCTGTGCGACCGGTTGGCGATCATCGACGGGGGGACGATCAAGGTCATCGGTTCTCCGGTCGAGCTGAAGGTCGGGCTCGGCGGCGACATCGTCTCCCTGACGTTGAAGGAGACCGATCGCATTCAGGCCCTGACCTCTTCGCTCAAGGGTCAACCGGCGATTCGAGCCGTCAACGCGACGGCCACAGGATTGGACATCCGGGTCGAGTCGCCCGAGAAAGCGTTGCCGGCGATTCTGGAGTCTGCAAACCGGCTGGGCTGCGGGCTCAAGTTCATCCGATACAACCGTCCGCGGCTGGACGACGTGTTTATCGCCCATACCGGGCGCCGCATCCAAGAGGAAACTCCGAATGCGGGCAGTGAGTAGGTTTTCATTTTGTAGGGTTCAGTTCGCTAT from Nitrospira japonica harbors:
- the folK gene encoding 2-amino-4-hydroxy-6-hydroxymethyldihydropteridine diphosphokinase — protein: MSETVYIGFGSNVGNRIDLCDRAVTLLSLLPHSRLSGVSLLYETEPVQDGAHPGEGWFLNGVVQIETDITPHSLLSVLREIERSLGRDESDRAGPRTIDLDLLFYGDRVIDEPGLRVPHPRLHQRRFVLIPLNELDPLLVHPTMGQTVSRLLSDVKDSSDVRLLFPQPSTRYGSRPSCSPPPHS
- a CDS encoding LL-diaminopimelate aminotransferase: MAGFPIEVANRIKTLPPYLFAAIDKMKQEAIARGVDIINLGIGDPDLPTPGPIIDSLAQAAKNPKHHQYPSYEGMLAFRKAVADWYKRRFNVSLDPADEVLTLIGSKEGIGHIHLAFVDPGDVVLVPSPGYPVYPVGTGFSGGVSHIMPLTKANGFLPDLNAIPKEVAQKAKLMWLNSPNNPTSVIMTKDYFKRVVEFAQTYHVIVCHDAAYSEIFYDGKRPSSFLEVDGAKDVGVEFHSLSKTYNMTGWRIGFVVGNKSVLAGLGKVKSNLDSGVFEAVQAAGITALGLDDTVTDGLRKIYQERRDTLVPGLKKLGLEVDPPPAAFYVWVTVPKGYTSASFTAHLLEKAGIVTTPGNGFGTPGEGYIRMTVCTTKERLAEAVERIKKAGF
- a CDS encoding type 1 glutamine amidotransferase; protein product: MRAVCLQHVPFEGPGVFETSLRRRRVLLERHLVPQDGLPDDSGDLLIVMGGPMSANDSDPWIAKETAFIRKALLAGNPVIGVCLGSQFMAKALGAVVRPGKALEIGMTPVRLTPEATSDPVFSGLPNSFDVFEWHGEIFELPENCMPLAASDIALQAFRYGDRAYGLLFHPEMERAGIDQLCRECAVDLARTGMTAQQITEAAWPHLPALQRFADSLVGALIPCER
- a CDS encoding class I SAM-dependent methyltransferase, translating into MDLHKIERVYTSYAGVYDKIFGKVFHEGRESAIRNLNVQPSERILEVGVGTGLALPMYPRHCRIVGIDFSEGMLDVAKKRAIEHQMDHVTLHRMDAGAMEFEDNSFDTVVAAYVVTAVPDHRKLVNEMIRVCRPGGRIIMLNHFSNGNKVIAAVEKVISPLTKHLGWRTDLALHTVLEGTNLHVTRKQNVNPLRFWALVECVNRKHESGRPRLNGTTVFSPSSDNRTAGHASEEALA
- a CDS encoding WD40/YVTN/BNR-like repeat-containing protein, whose amino-acid sequence is MRLIPRMSLLVPVVLLLIVCMTGCQKDSEAIVSIALHPTNSNIVYVATNDAVYKTRDGGRLWERFPSFSARRVTTVALDPQLPATVYAGTMGDAVYKSPDGGQHWLPHNVGLKEHVSFVNQFVFHPVLSEKIYAATTVGAFYTKDAGREWEERMNGMKEVHIVTSIAINPKDPTILYGGTTGGVYRSDDAAMSWKKVNTGLIPESELMASMALGVNAIEIDRINPDVVYAGTTKGLFRTANKGTEWNRIGQSLPDPFVSSIVIHPTQPSVVYIGGPGGVWKSTDSGATWQAMNQGLSTLNIRALAMSRQNPQTLYVGTNGSGLYRSTDGGTTWTPLPLTTAPART
- a CDS encoding YdeI/OmpD-associated family protein; its protein translation is MSQVAKRSRFKATLLRPAKSGKASSWAFLVLPKSASEKLPRRGRTSVEGTINGHLFHATLEPDGQLSHWLKVSKALREASGVEIGETVTLKIAPMAKEPEPKLPPDFQAALAASPKAKAIWDATTTIARIDWVHWVESAKQAKTRKSRIDDACDMLASGKKRVCCFDPSGFYSKSFSAPTPHRGAA
- a CDS encoding lipocalin-like domain-containing protein, with amino-acid sequence METSNRRCWWWALPALPLLATLTFAAKVTDEFRPATKGYVYQFPRDHGSHDEFRTEWWYYTGHLATATGRRFGYQLTFFRRGVPKEQITTFPSQWSISHLYLAHFAVTDLDGRQFRYAEKLSRAGLGKAGADSDRLHVWIDRWSAEAHPDPVRHRLQAADQDLALALDLTPDKPPVVHGTGGISRKGAAQAQASHYYSFTSMAAAGQLRIGHESFDVTGTGWMDHEFGSADLGEDVVGWDWFSLQLSDRTELMLYRLRRADGSADPVSSGTFIDKDGTPQHLAFKDLKLEPLSRWTSPASKAVYPQRWRLTVASKQLSLELAPLMAEQELTTTRSTQVTYWEGAIDVTGTVQEKPITGKGYMELTGYAERFTKKL
- a CDS encoding LON peptidase substrate-binding domain-containing protein, with the translated sequence MQTDQERDPPGSPGRDRGPSFPIPSRIPIFALPNVVLFPKTYLPLHIFEPRYRQMVDDAVVAGQCIGMALLKEGWEPGYHGNPPIYSMGCVGRLVSVQPLGDGRSNILLQGLERFEVAEESYDKAYRQANIQVKTRPSESVLEEGLRKHLVSVLEDYLETREDAVAWQGWFRDDISDEILVHTLSSYLGCTALEKQFLLEAESLHQQARRLCDLIHFLMHGRHGVKGWG
- a CDS encoding ATP-binding cassette domain-containing protein, whose protein sequence is MDRAIAIDVSHLSKSYDGHAAVTDISFQVYTGEIFGLLGPNGAGKSTTLRTLITLLAPTSGSARILGHDSVRDADTVRQLIGYVPQERAIDRFLTGREHLELLAALYHLPKAEAGRRIIELLKLVELESHADRPAKTYSGGMKRKLDIACGLLPNPKILFLDEPTLGLDVQSRLRIWDYIRMLKARGMTVVMTTNYLDEADQLCDRLAIIDGGTIKVIGSPVELKVGLGGDIVSLTLKETDRIQALTSSLKGQPAIRAVNATATGLDIRVESPEKALPAILESANRLGCGLKFIRYNRPRLDDVFIAHTGRRIQEETPNAGSE